The Bacteroidetes Order II. bacterium DNA segment TTTTTGATAAACCTCGCCCCCCAATTCCAGCCCAAAACCTGTTTTCCAGTCCAGTCGGGCCGCAATATGTCGGGCATAAGGGACGTAGCGATCCGAAACGGGAACCCAAAAACGCAAAGAAGGCAATAAGGCGCTTGGGCTAAAGCTACTATACTCGAATTGTTGTATGAACTGACGAAAGATACCGAAGGATAAAAAGCCCGAAAATGTACCGTATTTGGCAGGACGGTTCAAAAGCCGTACCGTGAACCTTGGTTCGGGATAAACCCCTTTTCCGATAAGCCATGTCCCACGAAACCCACTTTCTAAAATAGTATAGGTGCCAATATGATGAGAATATGTTCCATAGACAGCCCATCGTGGTTGTTTTATCGCCATGTCCACGGTTTGCGTGGTCCAATGTTTTAATCCAACACGGTTTACCGCATACACGCCTTCGGCCCCCACTGTCCAACGTAAGGCCGTCCATTTTGTCTGGAGCCAACCTTCCTGATAGCGGTTGCCATCATCGGCGGGAACGGGGTCATCGCGCAATTCGAGCACGGTTCCATCTGGCAAGACGATTGGAACAAACCTTAAGTTATCCAAATAGTTGTATTGGTGTGCAAGTTGGTAGATTGCCGCCATCACTGTTACCGTTCTCAAAATACCTTTGGGGGACAAATAGCGCCAAGAAACCCGGCCAGCCCCGTTTCCCCAGCGGTAAAAGTCTCGATTGATGACCTGCGCAGTGGTGTCGGTTGTTAAGGCATTACCACTCAAGGTATTCCAACCGAGGTAAAAGGCGACTTGCAGGGCATGGCTTTTGCCCCAATCCCATCTTCCGGCCCCATGAAGGTCGTTAAAATCGGCTTTGGTTTGCCCAAACGCGGCCAAGTCGGGGTTTTTCAAGGTACGTGCTGCTTCAAAAAACAGCGGATTACGTTGTACAATGGCGGCAAAGGGCAAAAACTCATCCGGATAGCCCCAGTTTTGCAATACACGCGACATCGTGGTGGATTGGTACATTTTACCCAAGCTGAGGCGTGCGGAAATCATGGCTTTCACCCGGACCTCTTTATTTTCTCGCCGCATCGCCCACCGAGTATTTAGGCTCAAATGGTCTATTTGGGTTTCTATCGCCCGATTCTGGTGCTCAGGAAGCCGCAAATTGTGCTCAAAGGCCATAACGCCTGCCAATGCACTGCCTTCTTCCACCCCAAATCCGGCCTTATGCAAGGTCATTTGCCCTACGGCAAAAGGAGAAAACGTACTAACAATCCCCCTCAATTGTAAGGGTTCAAAAACGGGCATGTCGTCCAAGCGAATCAGGTGTTCACCTGATTCGCCGCCCTGTATGTGTACTTCGCCCCGTGCGTCGTTCATATACACCCCGTTCAAGGTAGCTGTACTTTGGAGCACATCTGCCGTCCCCAACCCCCGTAGAGCAAGGCGTACCTCGTCCATCACCTCGCTTTCACCCAACCCTAAATGTCCTTGTTTGCCCTCGATGATGACCGGAAGCACTTCTAAAGGTAGGGGTTTTACGCGGATTTGAAGAGAGTCTGAACGTGTTGCGGTGTGGCGTATCTGAATGGTCAGGGGTTCATAGCCCAATAACCGAACGTGCAAGGCATAGTGCGGTAGCGACAAGCCCTCCACCGAAAACCCCGCTTTCTCGTCCAAAACAATCCGCTGCTGGTTTTCCGCCAACCAAACCGTGGCGTACGGCAAGGGTTTTCCTGTCCCGGCTTCTCGTATGCTTCCATACAGTGCATAGGATAGCGAAGGTGGACGAACGATCTGTTTTTCCTTCGCTGGCTCAATCAGATAGGTATTGTGGCCAATTTTCCGAAACTGCAATCCTGTATTTTGAAGCAAACAAGATAAAACCTGTTCCGCTTTTCCTTGTAATCGAACACATTGTGTAGAGACGCCCAAAGGTATTTCGGCCCGATAGACCAAATTAATCCCCAAAGCACTGGCCGAGGTCAATAAGGCACTTTGTAGGCTCGCCATTTGTGCTGTCAGAGGCGGAGGAAGCGTCGCCAAAAAAAGGAAAAAAAATCGGAGAATATGCGACACGTATTTTAAAAAAAAGCCCATTCATTTAATCTGGCCCATCAGGCCAAATAATGGATTATTTTAATAAATCAAGCGGCTTTTATGCTTCAAAAGTGGGTTTCATCCCAAAACTTAGCGTAGGACAAATCCATTTTTTTGCGGTACCACCTGACAGGATGCCGAGGCACACACGTCGGTCAATAAGGCTTCCAAAGCTGGTCTTTGCGCGTAATGCAACGTAATGGCAATGGCGCCAAGCCGCTTGTTTTCCACAAAAATGGGGCGATCATAAAGCCGCACCAAATGCGCTGCAAGGTCTTGTACAGCAACATTCGTCATTGCAAACCCACCGTTAAGCCAAGAAAGTTCAGTTTTCACTTCAATGTTTTGCGGGTCTTCTACCTTTCCGTCATATACCTCGGCCCATTGACCTGGCAAGAGCAACAAGGCTTGTCCCTCTTGGCTACCCGCTAAGGCCACTTTCCCCGTTTCCAGAACCACTTCCGTTTTCTGGCCAATGGTTCGAACGTTAAACCGCGTCCCCATCACCCGAACAATTGCATTAAACGTTTGAACCGAGAAGGGTTTCCCATTGTGTGACACTTCAAAAAAAGCTTCTCCTTTTAATAAAACTTTACGGTGGGCATCCGTTTGTAAAAATCGTATTTCGGAGCCACTATTGAGTTTCACCTGCGAACCATCTGGTAGTTTTTCAGTCCGAATTTCGCCCGCTTTTGCTAAAAACACCCGTTCTTGGGGTATTTCTGGTTGCACCATTTTATACAAAACAACCGAGGCCACCAGAAAAACCAGCGAGGCCACAATGCCATACATCCAAGAATTGCGCACCATGGGACGTACCTGAGCCAGACGTTTGGATGTTTCCGAAGGCACGATGGTTTTTTGCGCAATGGCTTCCCACATACGGGCTTCCTGCGTTGCATCGTTAAACCGAGGCGAGAAATCCGCTTTATCGGTTATTTGCCACATCAACGCAAGGTCTGCAACCTCTTCGGTGGGCAGTTCGGGCAGTTCCTTGAATACGTCTTGTAACTTTTTAGGCATTTTTGGTGTTAAATTCGACATATTTTTTCCAATCAGAATCATTTTTTATCATCAAATCCCGCAACGTTTGCAGCGCCAGTCCAATATGGCGGTTCACTGTTGCAGGCGAAAGCGACATCAATTCAGCAATCTCGTCGTGGCTTAGCCCTTCAAAGCGGCTCAGCCGAAAAGCCTCTCTTCTACGTTCCGGCAAGGCTTCGATCCAATCATCTAATTGCTCCGCCAGCGCACTGGTTTCCAGACTTTCCAATGGGTTCGGATCAGCAGATAACGTGTGATTTGCCGCCTCTATTTGCACCATTTGTTGATGGAAACTTCGTTTGGCATTCAGCGCCAAGTTCCTGGCAATGGTATAAAGCAAGGCGCGAATGGATTTATGTCCGTCTATCTCTGAGCGGATGTTCCATAATTTGATAAACACTTCCTGCACAATGTCCTCCGTTACCGCTTCGTCTCGAACAATCCACCAAACATAGTTCATTAAAGGAACCCTAAAAAGCTGGAACAATGCCGAAAATGCTTCTTGATCTTCGTTTTTCAGCCGAAGTCCCAATAGTTGCGGATCTTGTATTTGCGCTATCGCACGAATGGGGTGCATAAGGGATCAAACTTAGAGGTAACTAATGTAAATACAACGCAAACACGGCCTACAATCAATTCATCCAATTATTTTACCAAGTTCCGCTTGCACCCGCTCCACCAGATGCACCGCCGCCCCATTCGCTCTGGCCGGAAGAAGTATCCCTTATGGGTGTGTGGACTGTGGTGGGACGGTCATTCGGTTCATAAATTTGCGAAGAAGGGGCATTGGAAAGGCCAGTGGCACTACTACGATTTTTTTCTTCATAAGAGTGTCCACAAAATTGGCACCGATATAGATAACGACGTGGCGATTCATCCTCATAACCACCTATCATCGTCAGGTATTTGCACTTTTCACATGTCAGGTAGCCAAATAGACGAAGGTTATACGCCACTTTTTCCACCACCTTGCCGTTTTGGTCCACCCAAACATCATGGCGACACGTTTTTAAGGCTTCTTCCATGTGTTCACCTGCATTCAATTTGTTGGTTTTCTCGCTGGCAGATAAACGTCTAACTCCCGCAAAGGGTTTTTTTGCCTGTGATTTGCGTGTTTTTTCGCTCCATTGATTTTGTTGATGCCGGATATACCACTGTTTCCACCACGCATAAACCAAGAGCGTTAGTGGAAAAATTATTTTTTTTAATTTGCAATAACGATTCTCTTCCGCCAGTACCAGGGCCAGAGCAGGATGAAATTTGTATGGGATGGCCGCTTCTTTCCCCTTTCGAATGCAGTCTGCGAGCAAGGCGAACCCAACTCCAGTATAAATCCCAATCCCAATCCGGTTGACCAATGGCAGTTGCACGCCAAGCCATTTTACAACAAGCACCAAGACATCGCCCCCCGACAGCGTAAGAAGCCCTACTGCAGCGGCAAATGGTAAACGCTTATAAGGAGATGATATTAGTAAATATAAACCCAATAAAAACAACAATAATACTAAAACAAACCAAACATTTTCCCACCAATCTGCTGTGGCTTCATTCTCCGCTTTCTGGTGCAACTCACGTGCCCGACTGGGTTGTAGGAGCAATGTATGTATCTCTTTCACCACATTTGAAATCCCCATTGCATAGGCGGCCTTTTTGAAATGCGGCACCAATATACTGCCTCCCAATTGTGCGGTTACATAATCTGTTAATACAGGTTCCAAGCCATACCCGATTTCAAAGGCCCACTCACGGTTTTCGACGGCCACCAAAAGCAATATCCCGTTGTTTATACCACGTTGCCCAACCCCCCAACGATTCAGCAATTCGGTGGCAAGCATTTTAGCTGACTTACCCTTCAGTTCTTTTACCACAACAACGGCCATTTGCGCCTTTGTCTCGTGTTCCATATTCATCAAAAGACGATTGAGATGGGCTACTTCAGCGATGGTCAAGAGGTTGTTCGGGTTGCTTACATAGGCGTTTGGACCCCATTTTTTAGGATTAGGCAGGTCTTGCGCGGCTGTCAGATCACCTAAGCCCAATAAGCAAAACCAACATGTTATTACCAGAAATATTTTTCCCATCATTTTGAAACCATTCAACTTAAGAGGCCCATATTTTTTGGCCAAAATCAGTACCAATCGGTTGAATAAAGCCATGCCAAGGATTTCTGAGCAGGAGGTGTGAGACGTAAAAGGGCATTCCGCCACGGTTGTAACCACCCCGGCGTTTTCTGGGCAACGGCTCCAATCTGACGAGACATTTGTACAACTTTCCGAACCCTTGGTTGTCGCTTTCGGACATACGCTTGCAAGGCCAGCTCAAGCGAGGAGTGGTCGTTAAGAACTTTCGATAATACCAATGCATCTTCTATCGCCATGCCTGCACCTTGGCCCAAGTTAGGCGTCGTTGCGTGGGCAGCGTCTCCCAATAAAATCAAGCGTTTATGGGCAAAATTTTGTAATGGTTTCAGGTCTCCAATATCTGCCCAGTGGGTCTCTGTGGTATGTGTTGCACGTAGTACTTCCGGTATAGGGGCATGAAAATTCCGAAAGAGGACTGAGAGCTTTTCTGGTGTTAAGGCAGCCATTTCGGGGTCATTTTGCTTGGCATTTAGGCAGGCAAACCAATATAAACGGTTGTTCGACAACGGGACGAGGCCAAACCGCTTACCCTTTCCCCAAGATTCTGAAAACCGGGTGATGGGCTTTGGGAGCCTATTTTGGTCTATCACCCCACGCCAACAAGTATAACCCGCATAACGATATACCGAATCTGGCCAAAACTGCTTCCGAATGAAGGAATGGATCCCATCGGCCGCCACCAATAAATCGCAGGCATGCGTCAATCCAGAAGCAAACAAGGTTGTTATCTCATGGTCATTTACTTGCACTTCTACGCAGTTTTCATTCAGAAACAATGAACCTGATTTTAATTGACCCCGCAACAAACGGTGAAGGTCTGCCCGGTGTACGGTGAAATTCCGGCCCTCTGCTATGCTTTCAGCACCATCAAAGTCAGTTCCCAAAATCACTTTGCCGTACTGA contains these protein-coding regions:
- a CDS encoding FecR domain-containing protein, encoding MPKKLQDVFKELPELPTEEVADLALMWQITDKADFSPRFNDATQEARMWEAIAQKTIVPSETSKRLAQVRPMVRNSWMYGIVASLVFLVASVVLYKMVQPEIPQERVFLAKAGEIRTEKLPDGSQVKLNSGSEIRFLQTDAHRKVLLKGEAFFEVSHNGKPFSVQTFNAIVRVMGTRFNVRTIGQKTEVVLETGKVALAGSQEGQALLLLPGQWAEVYDGKVEDPQNIEVKTELSWLNGGFAMTNVAVQDLAAHLVRLYDRPIFVENKRLGAIAITLHYAQRPALEALLTDVCASASCQVVPQKNGFVLR
- a CDS encoding RNA polymerase sigma-70 factor, with protein sequence MHPIRAIAQIQDPQLLGLRLKNEDQEAFSALFQLFRVPLMNYVWWIVRDEAVTEDIVQEVFIKLWNIRSEIDGHKSIRALLYTIARNLALNAKRSFHQQMVQIEAANHTLSADPNPLESLETSALAEQLDDWIEALPERRREAFRLSRFEGLSHDEIAELMSLSPATVNRHIGLALQTLRDLMIKNDSDWKKYVEFNTKNA
- a CDS encoding TPM domain-containing protein, with the translated sequence MALFNRLVLILAKKYGPLKLNGFKMMGKIFLVITCWFCLLGLGDLTAAQDLPNPKKWGPNAYVSNPNNLLTIAEVAHLNRLLMNMEHETKAQMAVVVVKELKGKSAKMLATELLNRWGVGQRGINNGILLLVAVENREWAFEIGYGLEPVLTDYVTAQLGGSILVPHFKKAAYAMGISNVVKEIHTLLLQPSRARELHQKAENEATADWWENVWFVLVLLLFLLGLYLLISSPYKRLPFAAAVGLLTLSGGDVLVLVVKWLGVQLPLVNRIGIGIYTGVGFALLADCIRKGKEAAIPYKFHPALALVLAEENRYCKLKKIIFPLTLLVYAWWKQWYIRHQQNQWSEKTRKSQAKKPFAGVRRLSASEKTNKLNAGEHMEEALKTCRHDVWVDQNGKVVEKVAYNLRLFGYLTCEKCKYLTMIGGYEDESPRRYLYRCQFCGHSYEEKNRSSATGLSNAPSSQIYEPNDRPTTVHTPIRDTSSGQSEWGGGASGGAGASGTW
- a CDS encoding FAD-dependent monooxygenase, coding for MKIGIIGAGIGGLTAAIALQQNGHEVFVFEQANEIKAVGAGLVLAANAIKALSLLNQDLPVESIGQWIGDAYVLDQYGKVILGTDFDGAESIAEGRNFTVHRADLHRLLRGQLKSGSLFLNENCVEVQVNDHEITTLFASGLTHACDLLVAADGIHSFIRKQFWPDSVYRYAGYTCWRGVIDQNRLPKPITRFSESWGKGKRFGLVPLSNNRLYWFACLNAKQNDPEMAALTPEKLSVLFRNFHAPIPEVLRATHTTETHWADIGDLKPLQNFAHKRLILLGDAAHATTPNLGQGAGMAIEDALVLSKVLNDHSSLELALQAYVRKRQPRVRKVVQMSRQIGAVAQKTPGWLQPWRNALLRLTPPAQKSLAWLYSTDWY